GTGATCAATATTGTTTTTTCATATCAACATGATCACTTCGGTACTGTCTGGGCGTCACCCTTAATAACCCTTTAAACTTTGAATTAAAATTAGACAGAGAAGAAAAGCCGACTTCTGCGCCTAT
This is a stretch of genomic DNA from Vibrio sp. SCSIO 43137. It encodes these proteins:
- a CDS encoding helix-turn-helix transcriptional regulator, translating into MGTTFRQYLIEQRVRQAARYLVTTDWSIAQIGAEVGFSSLSNFNSKFKGLLRVTPRQYRSDHVDMKKQY